The window GCGCTGTGAAAGTCATACATTAATGAGCGCCCCACAAAACTTTTAATTTCAACCACGATTTTCTGTTCATCGCGTTTAGCTGCAATGGGACGTTCAGCCGCTAAGTCAGCATACAGTTCAGCATCTTCATACACAATCCTGTACGGGTCAGCCGTGATTGTCCAGCCGTCCTTAACAAGAGCGGATTTAACAGCGTTGTGATAAATATCCTTTGCAGGCATCTCTCCACCAAACCTTACACCTATTTTAGGACTGGTGGTAAGGAAGCGATCGCATGAATTCTCACCACTACGGGATAGAGGCATATCCCCTAGAAGATCAATCCCTAGAGTGATGCTAAAATCGACCCAACTAAAGGGAACTACATCCGCTGGAATATGGTCGCCACACCCCCTCGCTTCTCTGATATTCAAAATCACTGGGCACGTTTATTTATAGAAGGTTTAGCCAATCAGGGCATGATTAGCGGGTTTCCCGATGGCACGTTTCGCCCTAATCAAGCGATGAATCGAGCTGAGTTCGCTGCCATCTTACAGAAAGCCTTTACCCAACCCAAAAAGCGGCAATACGTTCCTTTTGTCGATGTTCCAGCCAAGTTCTGGGCAGCCCCAGCCATTCAAAAAGCGTATGAAACTGGATTCATCTCCGGGTATCCAGGTAATCGATTCCGCCCCGAAGCCAGTATTTCCCGATTAGAAGTATTACTCTCTCTCGCCACGGGCTTAGATATTCCTGCTAATAATACATTCGCGCTCAAAGTTTCACTGCCAGAACGCTATCAAGATGCGGCTCAAATCCCCACCTATGCTACAGATAAAATTAGAGCGGCTACAGGGGCAAACCTGGTGGTAAATTATCCTAATTTAAAGCAACTCAGACCCCTTGATGCGGCGACTCGTGCAGAGGTGGCAGCCTTTATTTACCAAGCCTTGGTCTATTTGGAAAAAGTGCCTGCCATTACTTCTGAATATATAGTAATTGTTCGCCCGAAAACCGTTTCAGTGAGCCATCAACGGGAGTTTAGAGCAGTTTGGGTAACAACGGCATGGAATATTGATTGGCCGTCTCAACGCGGACTTCCTGTCGAACAACAAAAAAGTGAACTCATTCAAATTCTTGACCGGATACAAGCCCTCAATTTTAATGCAATAGTCTTACAAGTACGACCGACAGGAGATGCTTTATACTCCTCTCAATTAGAGCCTTGGAGTGAATGGTTAACGGGCACTCAAGGTAAAGCACCTGAACCGTTTTATGACCCCTTAGAATTTGCGATCGCCGAAGCTCATAAGCGTAATATTGAACTTCATGCTTGGTTCAATCCCTACCGTGCGGGAACTTCTTCCCAACGTTCGCCCAACGTTCGCCCTCATATCGCACTTGCCTATCCAGAATATGTCTACCAATACGATACCAATTTGTGGATGGACCCAGGAGCACAAGTCATTCAAGATTGGACATACAATGTCATTCTCGATGTAGTGCGCCGCTATGACATCGATGGTGTTCACTTAGATGACTATTTTTATCCCTATCCTGTTACCGGAGTGAAATTTCCGGATGAGAAAACTTACAGCGTTTATCAAGCCGCAGGGGGTAAACTAGCGATCGCAGACTGGCGGCGAGATAATGTTAATCGCATGACGCAACGCCTCTCTTCAGGAATCCAAGCCACAAAGCGTCACGTTAAATTTGGCATCAGTCCCTTTGGCATTAATCGCCCTGGACAACCCCCTCAGATTAAAGGGTTAGATCAGTATGAAGCCATCTATGCTGACCCGAAAAAGTGGCTAGAAGAGAGTTGGGTCGATTATATGTCCCCTCAACTCTACTGGCGGATTGACCCCCCACAACAGAGTTACTCGGCTTTGCTGCAATGGTGGGTGGATAATAATCCTCAAGGTCGCCACATTTATCCCGGTAATAACCTCAGTAAGCTGGATGGCAAAGACTGGCCAATTTCTGAGTATGAAAGACAGGTGGAAATTACGCGAAATCTAGCCCCAAAACTCGCTTTGGGGAATATTTTTTATAGTATGAAGCCATTATCTCAAAATCGCTTAGGTGTTTTTGAGCGGTTTCAAACCTCGCTTTATCCCGAACTGGCATTGGTTCCTAATATGCCGTGGCTGGGTGCTGTAGCGCCGCCTATTCCTGATGATGTGATGATGAAAGACGGCAAGCTAACCTGGAAAGCTGCCAGTTCTGGAAATATTCGTTCTTTTTCGCTCTATAAACAGAATGCCGATGCCTGGAAGCTGATGCAAATCATTAACAGTGCCACCACGACTGTTACGATAGAGCCGGGAACCTATGCTTTGTGTGCGGTGGATAATCTTGCCAATGAAAGCGCAGGAGTTGTTATCTCGGTCACATAAAATGATAAGACCGAAAGTTTAGACTTAAATTGAATTTTCTTTAACTAAGGTAATCTTTTAATATATCTTAAATAGTGCCTCACATACCTGTACCTATTGATAGGGACAGAGTTGGGTCTATTGAGAGATGATATTAGAGGGAATTTCAGGAAATCTTTATATTTAATCAAGTGGTAATAAACCGATGTTTTATTCGGTAGGCTTTATATTGATTCTTCAACATCTAGACAAATTTTCAGTACATAGTCTCACACCTTACAAAATATTTGCATTTGTAAACTTTTCCTGTTTAACTAACTATAAAATGTCCTTCCGTTAACACTGTTTTCAACAGGAGCTATCTTGTGTCTAGTAGCCTAAAATTACCGATTAGACCGCCTAGATTGGGAAGAAATTTATCAGAAAAATCAATTCAGGGATTGCAGTTTGTGTTTGTAATGTGGCTGCTGAGTCGGCTGTTGATTATCATTGCAATGCAGATCATCGCGCCTCATTATCCCGCTACACCTGCTGAACATCCTACGCCATTTCCTCTAGATTTTGTCCCCAATTTTGTTCCTACCAGTAGCTGGGAACTTTTTACCCATTGGGATGCGGCTTGGTTTAAACAAATAGTCACTCAAGGCTATAACTATGCCGATGATGGGAAAATGTACAATATTGCTTTTTTCCCGGTCTTTCCTTTATTTGTTCGAGCCGTGATGAGTCTCGGTTTCTCATTTGAGATAGCCGGTCTACTGGTGAACAATTTAGCGCTCTTAGGTGCCATGATTCTTCTATACCTTTGGGTAGAGGAGCGTCATGGGGATAGTGCAGCTAGGTGGGCAACGGCAGTGATGGCTTGGTGTCCCTTTTCCTTATTCGGCACAGTTATCTACTCAGAAGGGTTATTTCTGTTATTCAGTACAGCCGCTTTGAGAGCGTTTGAAAAGCATCAGTATGCCAGTGCTGCGTTGTGGGGGGCACTAACGACAGGAACGCGAGTCACGGGAGTGGTGCTGATACCCACCTTTTTTGTTGTAGCCTGGAGAGAAAAAAGACCCCCAATTGCTTACCTTGCCGGTCTGGCTACCAGTGGGGGGCTAGTGTTATTCATGCTGTATGGTTGGATTCGTTTTGGTCATCCTTTGACCTTTGTGCATGTGCAGAAGGCATGGGGTACGGCTTCTGGAATTAACTTGCAGGGTTGGTGGAGTATGATTGTGAATCTTTTCCACTGGCGATGGGGGGCTGTCAAAGAATTCACGAAGTTGTTTATGGTCTTTGGTAGTGCTTATCTGTTTTGGCACATGCGCCATCAGATTACGCGAGTTGGCACTGTCTATGGTCTTTTCTCTATATTGCTGATTATCAACTCTGGTGCAGTTTTATCGGTCAACCGATACGTTTATGGTGTGGTGACGGCATCTCTGGCGCTAGGTGTGTTGCTTTCTCGTCACCCTCGTTGGGGATTTGCGACGATGGGCTTGTTTGGTACGATGCTGGTTGGCTTTGCCATTCGTTTTGCCTGGTGGCGTTGGGTGGCGTAAGCCAGTCATATCGAATTGGTTTGCATTAGGAAATATTTTTTAACGCAGAGAACGCTGAGGGGGACGCAGAGGGACGCAGAGGTTTTTGAAGAATTCTGATGCAAATTGAAATGAGTTCAAAGGGCAAAAAAGTAAGGAAGGATGAAGGATGAAATTGTTAGAGGGCACTTCATTTTTCATCCTTCACACTTGATGCTTCAGTTAGCGTAAGGTGACGAACTCTTCTGCTGTGGAAGGATGGATACCAACTGTAGCGTCAAAGTCTTGTTTCGTGGCTCCCATCTTGAGGGCGATCGCAATTCCTTGTATGATTTCTGCGGCATGTTCGCCGACCATGTGAGCACCCAAGACTTTCTGAGTATCCTCCTCGACGACTAATTTCACCATTGTCTTGTCTGCCCGACCACTGAGAGTGTGGTACATGGGTCTAAAGGCAGCGCGATAGCACTTCACGGCTTCACCCCAATTCTTCCTCGCTTGGGCTTCTGTTAAACCCACTGCCGCCCCTTCAGGAGTAGAAAAAATCGCTGAAGGAATGTTATCGTAAGCCATTTTCCGGGGTTGACCGCCAAATTCGGTATCGGCAAAGGCACGACCTTCATTAATCGCAACTGGGGTTAGATTCACACGGTTGGTGCAATCCCCAACGGCAAAAATATGCGGCTGGTTGGTGCGACTATATTCATCGACTGCAATGGCATCTTTTTTAATGTCCACCCCAGCATTTTCTAGACCCATATTTTGCAAATTGGGCTTGCGACCGGTGGCAGAAAGAATCACATCGGCAGTTACGGTCACGTTGCTATTCGCGATCGCCAGTTTAAGACCTTCTGGGGTTTTTTCAATAGAGGCCGCTTGAGAGTGGTTGAGAATCTCAATCCCGTGCTGTTGCATTCCCTCTTGAATGCCTGAACGTAGATCGTCGTCGAAGCCTCGTAAAATCAGATCGTTGCGATCGAGCAGAGTCACCTTAGAACCCAGGCCGTTCATAATGCAAGCAAATTCCACGCCGATATAGCCAGTGCCAATAATGGCGATGTGTTTGGGTTGCTCCTTGAGGTGAAACATGGCATCAGAGACAATGGCATGTTCAATGCCTGGAATATCTGGCTTATAAGGGTGTCCCCCAACCGCAATTAAAATTTTATCGGCTGTAACTTTGCGGTCATTGATTTCTAAGGTGTGGGGATCGAGGAACTTGGCATAACCATTGATTAGGTCTACTCGTGCATTGTCAAGCATCCGCTGATACACCCCATTGAGGCGTTCGAGTTCCTGGTTGACGGCCGTAATCATCTTTTGCCAGTCGAGGGTACTGTGTACGGCACTCCAGCCATAGCCTTGTGCATCCTCAAACAGGTGAGGGAAGTGAGAGGCGTAGACCATCAATTTTTTAGGGATGCAGCCACGATTCACACAGGTGCCCCCTAATTGGCTAAATTCTGCAATCCCTACTTTTGCCCCATATTGTGCCGCCCGCCTCGCTGTCGCGATTCCTCCCGAACCCGCACCAATCACAAACAAATCGT of the Allocoleopsis franciscana PCC 7113 genome contains:
- a CDS encoding XisH family protein, with the protein product MPAKDIYHNAVKSALVKDGWTITADPYRIVYEDAELYADLAAERPIAAKRDEQKIVVEIKSFVGRSLMYDFHSALGQYMVYRQLIKLTQPEYKLYLAIDDITDENLFQRKSIQAVIEANNLLVIVVDIEKEIIIRWTN
- a CDS encoding glycoside hydrolase family 10 protein — translated: MVATPPRFSDIQNHWARLFIEGLANQGMISGFPDGTFRPNQAMNRAEFAAILQKAFTQPKKRQYVPFVDVPAKFWAAPAIQKAYETGFISGYPGNRFRPEASISRLEVLLSLATGLDIPANNTFALKVSLPERYQDAAQIPTYATDKIRAATGANLVVNYPNLKQLRPLDAATRAEVAAFIYQALVYLEKVPAITSEYIVIVRPKTVSVSHQREFRAVWVTTAWNIDWPSQRGLPVEQQKSELIQILDRIQALNFNAIVLQVRPTGDALYSSQLEPWSEWLTGTQGKAPEPFYDPLEFAIAEAHKRNIELHAWFNPYRAGTSSQRSPNVRPHIALAYPEYVYQYDTNLWMDPGAQVIQDWTYNVILDVVRRYDIDGVHLDDYFYPYPVTGVKFPDEKTYSVYQAAGGKLAIADWRRDNVNRMTQRLSSGIQATKRHVKFGISPFGINRPGQPPQIKGLDQYEAIYADPKKWLEESWVDYMSPQLYWRIDPPQQSYSALLQWWVDNNPQGRHIYPGNNLSKLDGKDWPISEYERQVEITRNLAPKLALGNIFYSMKPLSQNRLGVFERFQTSLYPELALVPNMPWLGAVAPPIPDDVMMKDGKLTWKAASSGNIRSFSLYKQNADAWKLMQIINSATTTVTIEPGTYALCAVDNLANESAGVVISVT
- a CDS encoding mannosyltransferase family protein, coding for MSSSLKLPIRPPRLGRNLSEKSIQGLQFVFVMWLLSRLLIIIAMQIIAPHYPATPAEHPTPFPLDFVPNFVPTSSWELFTHWDAAWFKQIVTQGYNYADDGKMYNIAFFPVFPLFVRAVMSLGFSFEIAGLLVNNLALLGAMILLYLWVEERHGDSAARWATAVMAWCPFSLFGTVIYSEGLFLLFSTAALRAFEKHQYASAALWGALTTGTRVTGVVLIPTFFVVAWREKRPPIAYLAGLATSGGLVLFMLYGWIRFGHPLTFVHVQKAWGTASGINLQGWWSMIVNLFHWRWGAVKEFTKLFMVFGSAYLFWHMRHQITRVGTVYGLFSILLIINSGAVLSVNRYVYGVVTASLALGVLLSRHPRWGFATMGLFGTMLVGFAIRFAWWRWVA
- the gor gene encoding glutathione-disulfide reductase; the protein is MTYDYDLFVIGAGSGGIATARRAAQYGAKVGIAEFSQLGGTCVNRGCIPKKLMVYASHFPHLFEDAQGYGWSAVHSTLDWQKMITAVNQELERLNGVYQRMLDNARVDLINGYAKFLDPHTLEINDRKVTADKILIAVGGHPYKPDIPGIEHAIVSDAMFHLKEQPKHIAIIGTGYIGVEFACIMNGLGSKVTLLDRNDLILRGFDDDLRSGIQEGMQQHGIEILNHSQAASIEKTPEGLKLAIANSNVTVTADVILSATGRKPNLQNMGLENAGVDIKKDAIAVDEYSRTNQPHIFAVGDCTNRVNLTPVAINEGRAFADTEFGGQPRKMAYDNIPSAIFSTPEGAAVGLTEAQARKNWGEAVKCYRAAFRPMYHTLSGRADKTMVKLVVEEDTQKVLGAHMVGEHAAEIIQGIAIALKMGATKQDFDATVGIHPSTAEEFVTLR